In Prochlorococcus marinus str. MIT 1214, one DNA window encodes the following:
- the rpmG gene encoding 50S ribosomal protein L33 — translation MAKKGTRIVVTLECTESRSVPSSEKRSAGVSRYTTEKNRRNTTERLELKKFCPELNKMTIHREIK, via the coding sequence ATGGCTAAAAAAGGTACCAGAATAGTGGTCACTTTAGAATGTACTGAGTCTAGATCTGTACCTAGCTCAGAAAAGCGTTCTGCAGGTGTATCTAGATACACCACAGAAAAAAATCGTAGGAACACTACTGAGAGACTGGAACTTAAAAAATTCTGCCCTGAATTAAATAAGATGACTATTCATAGAGAAATCAAATAA
- the rpsR gene encoding 30S ribosomal protein S18, translating to MTNSVFKQKLSPIKPGDPIDYKDVELLKKFITDRGKILPRRLTGLTAKQQRDLTTAVKRARIIALLPFVNPEG from the coding sequence ATGACTAATTCAGTATTCAAGCAAAAGCTCTCTCCAATAAAGCCTGGAGATCCTATTGACTATAAGGACGTAGAATTATTAAAGAAATTTATTACAGATAGAGGAAAAATTTTACCTAGAAGACTTACTGGATTAACAGCTAAACAACAAAGAGATTTAACCACAGCAGTTAAAAGAGCACGAATTATTGCCTTACTTCCCTTTGTTAATCCAGAAGGGTAA
- a CDS encoding ribonuclease catalytic domain-containing protein: protein MCSKIIDNEVKNIISRFKQTSNVNTSVKDLTHLNTYSIDDSQTFEIDDAISLEKISYQHKLWIHIASPTSYFEYQSAIDKKARELISTVYLSNNTYYMLPEILINDVFSLCEREKRQSLSLGVIFNDDGSVSSTEIVQSIIKVDFRLNYTEADELIDYAPKEEEDLSIISEILQSRKRWRKNSGAMEILESFGKIIVEDNNPTLKIIDPTLSRQLISEAMILYGSLISNFTKVNKIPVPYRVQQRIDKVSNDNIQESDNNVLHNFVLKKTMGKSYYSVTPMPHSSLGLTSYLHATSPIRRYADLLVNYQLNRYLNNKELISKEDIEQMTLKINNQGRQNIMRYREDQKYWLIKWFKTYSFKEYNVLLLNWINKHKCICILYFIEYHFSTICNLKSKKSLNIGESFNVQNIVNNNNNDIIYFELISLSK, encoded by the coding sequence ATGTGCTCTAAAATTATAGATAATGAAGTTAAAAATATAATTTCTAGATTTAAACAAACAAGTAATGTAAATACTTCAGTTAAAGACCTTACACATCTTAATACTTATTCTATAGATGATTCTCAAACTTTTGAAATTGATGATGCTATTTCTTTAGAAAAAATTTCTTATCAGCATAAGTTATGGATCCACATTGCTTCCCCTACTTCATATTTTGAATATCAATCAGCTATTGACAAGAAGGCAAGGGAGCTTATTTCAACTGTTTATTTATCAAATAATACTTATTATATGCTTCCTGAAATTTTAATAAATGATGTTTTTAGTTTATGTGAAAGAGAAAAGAGACAATCATTAAGTTTAGGTGTTATTTTTAATGATGACGGTAGTGTTTCTTCTACAGAAATAGTCCAGAGTATTATTAAAGTAGACTTCAGGTTAAATTATACAGAAGCTGATGAACTAATAGATTATGCGCCAAAAGAAGAAGAAGATTTAAGTATTATCTCTGAAATATTACAAAGTAGAAAACGTTGGAGAAAGAATTCAGGTGCTATGGAAATATTAGAATCATTTGGAAAGATTATTGTAGAAGATAACAATCCCACCCTTAAGATAATAGATCCAACGTTATCGAGACAATTAATAAGTGAAGCAATGATTTTGTATGGAAGCTTAATTTCAAATTTTACTAAGGTCAATAAAATTCCTGTTCCATATAGAGTCCAACAACGTATAGATAAAGTTTCTAATGATAATATTCAAGAATCTGATAATAATGTTTTACACAATTTTGTACTTAAGAAAACTATGGGTAAGTCATATTACTCTGTAACTCCCATGCCTCACTCGAGTTTAGGATTAACATCTTATCTACATGCCACATCACCGATAAGAAGATATGCTGACTTGTTGGTTAACTACCAACTAAATAGATATCTAAATAATAAAGAACTTATATCTAAAGAAGATATTGAACAAATGACTCTTAAGATTAATAATCAAGGAAGACAAAATATTATGAGATATAGAGAGGATCAAAAATATTGGCTAATTAAATGGTTCAAAACATATTCATTTAAGGAATATAATGTACTTTTATTAAATTGGATAAACAAACATAAATGTATTTGTATTTTATACTTTATTGAATATCATTTTTCTACTATATGTAATCTAAAATCAAAAAAGAGCTTAAATATCGGCGAGAGCTTTAACGTTCAAAATATAGTCAATAATAATAATAATGATATAATATATTTTGAATTAATTTCATTATCAAAATAA
- the metG gene encoding methionine--tRNA ligase: protein MKYTITTPLYYVNDKPHLGSSYTTIACDAIARFQRLSGNTVLFLTGVDEHGQKIERTAESKNLQPQLHCDEITEKYKYLWDKLNISYDRFVRTTSKDHTSLVHQFYSKVLNADDVYMGRQSGWYCVGCEEYKDVDEDEQSPICSIHKKELEWRDEENLFFKLSKYQEQIEKLIQIDGFISPKSRKNEIINFVSKGLRDFSISRVNLKWGISVPGNNDHTFYVWFDALLGYISGSLRDQNSPELTDESLCNWPANIHVIGKDILRFHAVYWPAMLLSAGMNPPGSVFGHGFLTREGQKMGKSLGNVLDPIELLEYGGIDAMRWYLLRDIEFGEDGDFQMRRFVDIVNSDLSNTIGNLLNRTITMSKKWFNDKIPIDNSLLPASPLKVQSEIKINEYMQSFKDRNFKNAANAIIDLANSANLYLNDRAPWKLIKDITNKDIVALDIYSVLESCRVIGILLNPFVPNLSIRILNQLNIDSSAINFKKSLHWGLLDPDNGLQDPCPVMDKIEFNENSF from the coding sequence ATGAAATACACAATTACAACACCACTATATTATGTTAATGACAAGCCTCATCTAGGTAGTTCATATACAACAATCGCTTGTGATGCAATAGCTCGATTTCAAAGACTAAGTGGAAATACTGTACTTTTTCTTACTGGAGTTGACGAACATGGTCAAAAAATAGAGCGAACCGCCGAAAGTAAAAACCTTCAACCCCAACTACATTGTGATGAAATCACAGAAAAGTATAAGTATTTATGGGATAAATTAAATATTAGTTATGATCGTTTTGTCAGAACAACCTCTAAAGATCACACATCCTTAGTTCATCAATTTTATTCAAAAGTTTTGAATGCTGATGATGTTTATATGGGTAGACAAAGTGGTTGGTATTGTGTTGGATGTGAGGAATATAAAGATGTAGACGAGGATGAACAAAGCCCAATATGTTCTATTCATAAAAAGGAATTAGAATGGAGAGATGAAGAAAATTTATTTTTTAAATTATCAAAATATCAAGAGCAAATTGAAAAATTAATTCAAATTGACGGTTTTATTTCTCCTAAAAGCAGAAAAAATGAAATTATCAATTTTGTCTCAAAAGGGTTAAGGGATTTCTCAATTTCTAGAGTAAATTTAAAATGGGGTATAAGTGTTCCAGGAAACAATGATCACACTTTTTATGTATGGTTCGATGCTTTATTAGGTTATATTAGTGGATCTCTTCGTGATCAAAACTCTCCTGAACTAACCGATGAATCGCTATGTAATTGGCCTGCAAATATACATGTAATTGGAAAGGATATACTCAGATTTCATGCAGTTTATTGGCCAGCAATGCTACTTTCTGCTGGTATGAATCCACCTGGCAGTGTTTTTGGGCACGGGTTTTTAACACGAGAAGGGCAAAAAATGGGTAAATCATTAGGTAACGTTCTCGACCCGATTGAACTCTTGGAATATGGGGGTATAGACGCGATGAGATGGTATCTTTTGAGAGATATTGAATTTGGTGAAGATGGTGATTTTCAAATGAGAAGATTTGTGGATATTGTTAATAGTGATTTAAGTAATACCATTGGTAATTTGTTAAACAGAACAATTACAATGTCTAAAAAATGGTTTAATGATAAAATTCCAATAGATAATTCTTTATTACCTGCATCTCCTCTTAAAGTTCAATCAGAGATAAAAATAAATGAATATATGCAATCATTTAAAGATAGAAATTTCAAAAATGCAGCAAATGCAATTATAGACCTAGCTAATAGTGCAAATCTTTACCTAAATGATCGTGCACCATGGAAGCTAATTAAAGATATTACAAATAAAGATATTGTTGCTCTTGATATATATTCTGTACTTGAATCCTGCCGAGTTATTGGAATATTGCTAAATCCTTTTGTACCCAATTTAAGTATTAGAATTTTAAATCAATTAAATATTGATTCTTCAGCTATTAATTTTAAAAAATCATTACATTGGGGTTTGTTAGATCCTGATAATGGACTACAAGACCCTT